TTCTCTTACCACTTGTGCTTCTGAATGGAAATGTTGTGGTTCTTGATCATAATACTCATTATTTTCTGTTGTGTAATCATAATTTTGATTTGGCACATGTTTACCCTGATCGTCATCATACTCTTGTTCATTTTCCTCATAAGTATCTTCTTGTGGCTCAGAATTATTGCCTAGTAAGTGTCCTTTTTTGTTGATTAACCTTTTTATCTCTTCAATTTCCTGTTTTAAGCTTTTTGCTAGATTCTCGTACTCTTCATCCTTCCTTTCAATATGCTCTGTATTCTTGTTTTGTAAAAGCCTTTCTATGTTTTCCATTTTATGTTCATAGCTTTCAATTTTAAGCTTTAATTCATCTATGTTTGTTCCGGGTCTTGCATCATGCATATTTGGATTTTCAAAAGAATATTTTTTTGATCTTAAGTATTGTGGATAGTGTAATTCTTTACCACGAAGGCTATCGTTTGTTGGTCTATTTTTGTCTAATCTTTGGAGCTGTTCCAAATCACTAAATTCAAGCTTATTTGATTTTCTACTATCAATATTAGATTTGTTTGAAGCACTGCCCTGTGGAGTTTTCCTGCTCTCATTATTCTCATTTTGGAAATCTTCACTTAAGTCTTCTTTTGGGATGTAAACAGCAGAGGGACTTATTATGGTATCGCTTGCAGCAACAGGTTCAGTTCCACTGAAAAGCGATGCGTATGGAAATAGAGAAAAAATATTAAGAAGTGTGAAAAGTTTCTTGCCACCTTTATCCATAAATATCCTACCGAGGGCGTTCGATGCCCACAATTCATGGATTGATACTAACATAATTTTTAAAAATTATCAAAAAAGGTTTAAAGCTCATATGGGGGTAATTTGGGGGTAAAGTAGACTGAGTTCATCTGATTAGATATTGCTAGTTTAGCTAACTTTGGTATTAGCAATGTTTCTTATTTTACATAGTAATTTTGTTGGTATTATGACATAATTGTGTAGTTTCTTAAGTATTAGTTTTCTTGGTGTATGTGAATTTAGAAAGTATGGATGAGATTTGGGGTTTGCCAGTTTGTTGTGGTAGTAGTGGTGCTATCATCGAAGATTTTACGCTTTCAGATGAATATAAAGACCATATTGCCAGCATTAGTTACAGGGATGATATTGTTCTAAAGTTCAACGATGTTGTTGGATCTGATGATTTTAATTTGAAGCTTTTTGATAACAAGATAGACTTTGAAGGTCAAATTTCTTTGGTCTTGTATTCTAGTAATCTGGATTCTTTATTAAAGGCAGAGGAAAGCGTATCTTTTAAGCTTAAAGCGATTGAGAAGAATGAAAGCTATTCTGAGTCAGTAGCTAGAGAATTTGATGGAAGAGAGACCCATAGATCTTGTTATGAGTTCTCAGATTATATAAATTGTTGTAATGAATCTCTTATGGTTAAAGTTTGCTTTAAGGGAGATTGCTTAATCATTGATGCTGATGTTGATAACATTGTTTTTTTGAAGAAAATTATTAGTGATAGTTTTTGTATTAGTAAGGATAAGATAATTATTAATTCTTTTAATAATTATTGCATTAATTCCCTTTCTCCAATTTATTTTAATGCTATTTTGCAGGGCGTAGTTCTTGCTACTAGGCTTAGGAGAAGAGTTAATATTGTCTACTATAAAAGACACTTTTTGATGGTGCGGGATTTGAGATTAAAATTTTCAGCTATTAATTGTTTATCGGCGGAAAATAAGCTTTCAAAAATTGTTTTGGACCTTGAGATCAACAGACCGTTGAATTTTATGTATAAATTTTATTTTAACTATCTCAAGCGTATTTTCAGTAATTTGTTTTTTGATTTCAGTGTGCATATTAACTTTGTAGGACCCAAGAGTGATATTGTATTTTTTTATGATAATCATCTTTTATTTGAGACTTCTGTTTATAATTTCGTTTATTCAAACTTGTATAATCTTGCGATGAGTTTTTCAATTGAACCCCTTAGTTATTTACTCTCTCATGTTAAGACGGAATACGATGAGTTTTTAAAATTTTTTGATCAGATGGATCTTAAAAATTCCATCATGAGGAAATCATCTTCTATAAGTTTAAATAATACCTATGGTATTTTTGATACAAGGAGGAAAGGCATAGGATTTAGTTTTATAGATATAGACGCTGTTCTTCAGGGAGGTAGGCAGACTATTTCTATGAGTTTGCATAAAGATAAATTAGAAGTATTTATCCCTTATAAAATCTTGGATGATAATTTAATCAATTATTTAAGAAATACTTTAGCTAGGGAATTTGAATTGTCGTATAACAATGTAATCTTTGTTGTAAGCGATGCTTTTGAAAATGATATTGGACATGGGGGGCTGATTAAAGAACCTTTCTTTATTGAAAGAGAAATTTTAGCTGTTAAGGGGAATCTTGCCTTGATGACTGGTAAAAATTTTAAAGGCGATTATCCTGTTGTAATTGAACAAGATTTTATTCTGCGCGCGGATGCTAAATTTAAGGTTGCATGCTCTCTTGAAATTATCGTAAAAATATATTCTTTTGAAATTACATTTAGCAATGTAACTTTTTTTGTGCAATGTGGCAAGATTGACAAAATTAAGCTCAATAATAAGAGGGCGTTTTCAGTTTTTAGTTTGGCAGCCAGCTATGTTTTTGGAAAAATGCATTATGATATTGATGACTCTCTAGAATTTAAGTTTATTGAAGCAGGGGAGGGTTTTTTTTCTTTCAGGGCATTATTTATTTCATCTGTTTCTGCAATTAGGGCAGCTTTAATTCAAGCTTTTGATTTTAATTTATCCAGAATTCCTATTGAGGTTGAAGATGTTCTTAATAAATGGAGTGTGAAGATTGATACTGATTAGTTTTAATTTGAATGGAGAAAGTCTTTCAAAGAGTGTTGATATTTCTTTAAGTACTAGAGACCTTTTGGCGAGCGTTTTTTATTCAGGTGAAAAAAATTTAATTGAGAGTGTTAATAACAACTTTTCATTAGTGCTTTTAAATCTGCAACCGATATATTCATATCTAGTTCCAGCTTTTATGTTAAATGGAAGTAGCGTCATGACAGTCGATGGGCTAAAGGGTACGTCCTTTTATAAGAATTTAATTAAGGTTTTGTCAGAAAATGACTTTGGGTTTTGTGAAAGCTGTTTTTCATCCAACGCTCTTTTATTTTATTATTTTTTGAAGAGTAAAGTGATAATTAGAACTGATATCTTGGGTTATTATCATACTTTGAAATGTTATTGTATTGATGTTAATACTTTTTTAGATGTTTACTTGAGGCTGGAAGAATTAGAGAGAAAATGAGCGGCATAAGAGTATATTACCCGGAAAATTTTAATTCACTTGTTGGTTTGTTTGATAGGGAATTAAGTAATTATATTGTGTATAACGAAATTGATTTTCATAAAAATATTGAAATTTTTAAAGAAAAAGACAAAGCAAGTAATTTTTTTTTGGTCAATAATTTTGAAAGATTTAAAAAAGTTTCACTTAAGAGTAATTTTTTAGAAATAGGTCCATGTGTTACTTACAATGAAATATTGAAATTTGGAGAGAGAAATATTCCAAGATTATTTTATGAGCTCATTGCAAAATTAGATGATAAAATATACTTAAACAGTGTTAACATTGCCAACGGGTTTTATTATAAGAACACTGTTTTTGATTTGCATCCTTTGTTTTTAAGCCTCGATGCGCAACTTGAATTTAGAGATGTTTTAACTAGAAAAACTTATACTTATAGTGCCTATAGTGTTAATAGGGATGATTACATACAAAGGCGCAATACTTTGTTTTTAACTAAATTAAAATTTCCAATTACAAATCTGTGGAACAAAAGCTTTTATGGTAGAGTGTTTGTTGATACTTTTTCATTTGAAATGTTAGAAAATGTAAACGTCATTTTTATTTGTGTTCTTTTAAATATCAAAAGAGACGTTATAAGCGATTTTTTGATAAAAATATTTTATGATGACAAGGTTATTACTTTAAGGGATTCTCAAGTTTTGCTTCTTAATAAATCTTTGCCTTTGTCGATTTCTGAGATTGAAGATTCTCTTAAAATGTTGGATAAAAATGTTAGAGATGCTAAAAACTGTAGCTTTGGCGAGAGGGACTTGAAGCTCATTAAAAGTTTCTATTTTGATATATTGGTTAGTTTTTGATCTTAGAAAAATTAGAAATGTTAAATAATCATTAATTTTTATTAATGTTTTATATGAAACTAATAGAATTAATTTATCAATTTGCTTTTATGTATTATAATGTTAATTCGTTAGTGTTTTACAAAAATAATCTTTTAAAAAAAGGGGTTCTTGAGTTTATGGTAAAAAAAGAAGCTACTATTAGAGCTATTAATGGCTTGCATGTAAGGCCGGCGTCGACTTTTGTGAAAAAGGCGAAAGAGTATGCTAGTGATATAACTGTGGAGGCTGATGGGAAATCTGTTAGTGGGAAGAGCTTATTTCGTTTGCAAACCTTGGAATTGTCTTCTGGTAAGAAGGTTTTGGTTTGTGCTGATGGGGATGATGAGGAGAGGGCTGCTGCTGAGCTTTCTGAACTCATTGAGTCTTTTAAAGAATAAGCTTGGAAGGTTTGTATGACTTTATCGGGAAAAAGAATATCTAAGGGGATAGGTATAGGAGAGGCTCTTTTTATTAGAAAAGATTTTGATGGTTTGATTGATAAATCAAAAATTGATTCTTCTCAAGTTGACGGTGAGATAAAAAAGTTTAATGACGCTAAGGTTAGAGCTGTTTCTGCGCTTGAAAAGCTTACAAGGAAGGCGGTAGCCCAACTTGGTGCTGACAAAGAGGGTATTTTTGAAGGTCAGATGTTGATTATTGAAGATGATGAGCTTACAGATACCGTTTTAAATTTCATTAGGCATGAAAATTGCGGTGCTGCTTACGCTGTTTATTTGTCTTTTGAAGAGTTGATTAAGGGTATGGAGGAGTATACTGATGTTTACCTAAAGGAGAGGGCTTCTGATTTCAGAGATATTAGGAATAGGCTTGTTTCAAACATTTTAGGGCAATTGACAGATCTGTCTGAAATTAATCGAGATGTAGTTTTGATTACTGAAGAATTAACTCCTTCTGATACAATGCAGGTTGACTTAAGTTATGTTAAAGGATTTTTGACTACAGTTGGCGGTGAGACTTCCCATGCTGCTATTTTAGCAAGGACGATGGAGTTACCAGCTCTTGTTATGTCTCCCCTAGATATTAGCAACATTAAGGATGGTGATAGGCTGATAATTGATGGACTCTCTTCAATTGTTATTAATAATCCATCAACTAGTGAACTTAATAAGTACATGAATAAAATACTAAAACATAATGAGATGGAGGAGGAGCTTTTTTCATTGAAAAATAAGAATGCAGAGACGAAAGATGGCATTACGATATCTTTAAAGGCTAATATTGGAACTCCTGCGGATATTTCTTATGTTAATAAGTATGGACTTGAGGGGATAGGTCTTTTCAGGACAGAGTTTTTGTATATGGAGTCTGTAAAGCCACCTACAGAGGATGAGCAGTTTGAAGCTTATAAGAGGGTTGTGGAGACTGTTGAGAAAAAGGGCGTCGTTACTATTCGTACTCTTGATATTGGAGGTGATAAAGAAATACCTTATCTGCATTTTCCAAAGGAAGATAATCCCTTTTTGGGGTATCGTGCTCTGAGGATGTACATGGACTATGAAGAGCTAGTGCAGGTTCAGTTTAATGCAATTTTTAGAGCTAGTCATTATGGCAAGGTAAGGATAATGGTGCCTATGCTTACTAGGTACGAGGATATTGATATAATTGAACATTTTGTAGGTAGGGCGAGGGAGAATTTGAGATCTAGGAATTTGCCTTTTGATGAGGATTTGGAAATAGGGTGCATGATAGAGGTACCTTCTGCAGCTTTAATTGCTACTGAGATTTCTAGTAGATTGAAGTTCTTTAGTATTGGGACTAATGATTTGACTCAATATACTTTGGCGGTAGATCGTGGTAATCAGAAGATATCAAATTTATATGATAAGTATAATCCTGCTGTTTTAAGACTAATTAAGAATGTTTTTGATGCTGGGAATAGCTCTGGAATTGATGTGTCTGTTTGTGGTGAGCTTGGGGGAGATGAGGCTGGGGCTTTGATTCTTGTTGGTCTTGGATTTAGGTCTTTAAGTATGGTTCCTAGTGCTTCACTTAGGATTAAATATTTATTAAAGAAATATACAATATCTGAGCTTGGTGAATTAGCTAATAGGGCATTAAATAGTAAATTAGAGTCAGAGACTTTGAAATATTTAGATAAATTTATAGGAGATTAGTTATGGGGTTTTTAGATTTTTTTAAAAAGGTCGCTACTTTGGATTTAATAGCACCTGTTAGTGGGAAGGTTGTTTCAATCGATAAAGTTCCGGACGAGGCTTTTGCTGAAAAAATAGTTGGTGATGGGGTTGCTATTGTTCCTACGGGTAGTGAGTTAGTTGCACCTTGTGATGGGACTATTGGTAAGATTTTCAAGACAAATCACGCTTTTAGTCTTGAAACTAAAGAAGGCGTTGAAATTTTTGTTCACTTTGGTATTAATACACTTAATTTGAATGGAAAGGGGTTTACAAGGGTTGCTGAAGAAGGGGTGGGCGTGAAGCAGGGAGATGTTGTTATTAGGCTTGATCTTGACTATTTAAAGGCTCATGCAGAATCAGTGGTTACTCCTGTTGTTATTGCGAATTCTGATGAGGTTTCAAGTATTGAGTACGTATTCGGTAAGTTTGATGATGGTTCTGAGTATATTTTACCTTCTTCTACTTCTTTAACAGAAGATATCAGAAATAAGATATCCCAGACCAAACCCGTTGAGGCTGGCAAGGATCTAGTTCTTAGAGTTAAAAAATAAGGGGCTTAAGCCCCTTATTTAGTTACATATTTTTCTCTAAAATTTCGTTTAGAATGCTAATGAATTGACTTGGGTTTTTGCTAGGCAGGCCTGAGGTTACTATTGCTTCTTCAAGAAGTATGATGCTTATTTTCTCCAGGCTTTCGCCGTCTAAGTTTTTTAAGTTTTGGACTATTTTGTTATTTGGGTTGAGTTCAAGAATAGGTTTTGTTTCCCTCACTTCTTGTCCCATTGACAGCATGATTCTTTGCATTTGATAGGTAGGGTCAGCACTGTCAATAATGATTGCTGATGGTTCTTTTATTAATGTGGCTGATAACAAAACATCTTTAACCTGGTCTTTAAGTATTTCCTTTACTCTTAATAAGACATCTTTAAATTCTTCTTCGGTTTTTTTAAAGTTTGCATCTTTTAATTCATCACTTGTTTCGTTTTTATTTACTGCTTTTAGTTTTGTTCCGTCGTATTCTGTAATGAAATTTAAAATAGCCTCATCGAGTTCATCATCCATAATAAGAGTCTCGTACCCTCTTTCTTTGTAAGCAGTTACAATTGGATTGGCTTTTAATATGTTTTCTCTTCCTCCGGTTATATAATATATGCTTTTCTGTCCCTCAGGCATTCTAGCTTTATATTCTTTCAAAGAGACAAGACCATCCACGCTAGAAGATTTGAATCTAATCAAGGATATAAGTTTTTTCCTGTTATCAAAGTCAGAATAAACTCCCTCTTTTAAACACCTGCCAAATTCTTTTGAAAACTCAGCAAACTTGGAAGAATCCGATTCACTTAGTTTTTCAAGTTCTCCTAGTATTTTTTTTACAGAAGACAACTTGATTTTGGATAGTGTTTTATTTTGCTGTAGGATCTCCCTGCTTACGTTGAGCGGTAAGTCTTGACAATCTATTACTCCTTTTATAAATCTTAAGTAATTTGGAAGTAAGCTGCCCTCAGAATCTGTTATAAAAACTCTGTTTATGAATAGCCTCACACCAGACTTAGGATTTGGGTAGTATAGATCGTAAGGAGCCTTGCTTGGTACATAGAAGAGGTTGATGTACTCAATGCTTCCTTCAGCTTTTGTATGAATATGGATAAGTGGATTTTCGTAGTCAAAAGTTAGATTTTTATAAAATTCATTGTATTCTTCATCAGTAATTTCACTTTTGTTTTTTATCCAAATTGCCGTAGTTTCGTTTGCTTTATCTTCTTTGTCTTCAAATCCCTCTTGTTTTCCATCTTTCATTAAGGGTTCCCTATATTTAATGAATATAGGATAGTTAATATGGTTTGAATATTTTTTTATAATCTCTTGAATTTTCCACTTACTAGCATACTCAGTTCCTTCTTCATTAAGGTAAAGGGTTATTTCGGTGCCCATCCCATCTTTTTCCGTTTGGTTTATTTCATACCCTGTCTTTCCGTCACTAGACCAGATATAGGCATTCTCTTCTAGGGCCTTTTTTGTTCTAACTTCAACTTTTTCCGATACGATGAAAGCACTGTAAAATCCAACTCCAAACTGTCCAATTAAACTTGAGGCTTTCTTTTCATCTTTTTTTAAGTTATTAATAAATTCTTTGGTGCCTGATTTTGCAATTACCCCAAGATGATTAATTAGATCCTCTTTATCCATTCCAATACCGTTATCTTTAATTCTAATGATTTTGTCATCAAAGCTTATTTCTATCCTTGGATCTAGGTTAATACCTTTAAATTTCTCATCTGTTAAGTTTAAAAATTTAAGTTTATCAATCGCATCGGAAGCGTTTGATATTAGTTCTCGTAAAAATATCTCTTTATGGGAATAGAGCGAGTGTATGATCAAATAAAGCAAATCATTAACTTCTGTGTCAAATTGTTTTTTCATGAAATTCTCCCCTCTTTCGTTTGGTTTAATCTTTACTTTTTCTATGATATAACATAATCTGAAAATAATGAATAAACTGGCTTTATTTGGAACGAAAAGTTAAGATAGGGGACAATGCGATGGATGTTGGTGTTTATGGGTTGGGTGTTATGGGTAGTAGTTTAGCTTTAAATATGGCTGATAATGGGTTTGATGTTTCTGTTTATAATAGAGACAATGAAAGGACTGAAGTTTTTCTTATAAACAATGCTCATAGGAAGATTAGTGGATTTAAAGATATTGAGAGTTTTATTAAAAGTTTAGAAAAACCTAGAAAAATTATTTTAATGATATCAAGCTCAGCTGTGGATAAGGTAATTGATCAAATTCTACCTTTAGTTGAAAAATTTGATATTGTCATTGACGGTGGAAATTCTCATTACAAGAATACTATGAGAAGAGAGAGAGAGATGTTTTCTAGAGATATTTATTTTGTTGGGCTTGGAATTTCAGGGGGTGAGGAGGGCGCTCGGACTGGACCTTCTTTGTTGTATGGGGGTAGCAAAAGGGCTTATGAGTTAGTTGAGCCGATTTTAAACAAGATAGCGGCCAAGACACAGAGTGGGGATGTTTGCTCTGCTTATATTGGTGAGAATGGAGCTGGACATTATGTAAAGATGGTTCATAATGGAATTGAATACGCCGATATGCAACTTATTAGTGAAGCATATTTTTTTATGAAGAAAGCTTTTAACTTAGATAATTTAAGGATTGCAGAAGTGTTTGAAAAGTGGAGTGAGGGAGAGCTTTCTAGTTATTTGGTGGAAATAACATCCAGTATTTTAAAATACAAAGAAAATAATGATTATTTGCTTGATAAGATTTTGGATGTTGCAAGCCAAAAGGGTACTGGGAAATGGACTTCAATTGAGGCTTTTGAGACAGGGGTGCCTGCAAATTTGATTTTTGAGTCTGTGTTTGCTCGGTTTGTTTCCACATTAAAACATGAGAGAGTAATTGCTAGTGACATCCTTAAAATGGATGTGGGTTCATTTGAATTTGATCTTAGTGATTGGATTTTGGATCTTTATTATGCACTTTTGGTTTCAAAGATATTAGCTTATGCTCAGGGTTTTATGTTGCTTAAGTCGGCATCCGTTAATTATAGCTGGGATTTAAACTTGGGAAAAGTTTCTTTGGTTTGGAGAGAGGGCTGCATAATTAGGAGTGTTTTCCTAGAAAAGATTAAATTAGCTTACGATAAAAATCCTCACCTTATCAATTTACTCTTTGATGACTACTTTTTAGAGGTAATCAAGAAGCATCACAAGTCCCTAAGACGAATAGTTTCAAAAGCTAGCGAAATCGGAATACCTTTGCCAGTATTTTATGCAAGTCTTTCGTTTCTGGATTCTTATTCTACTAATTACCTACCAGCCAATCTAATACAGGCTCAGCGAGACTTCTTTGGTGCACATAAGTTTGAAAGGCTGGACTCAAAGCTAGGTGAATTTTTCCATAGTAATTGGCAATAATTTAAATTGGGTGTTAAAGATAGTATTTTGCAAATATCCCTCCCGTTATGTTTGTCTTAAGGCCTGCATAGAGATGATGATATGCAAGAGATCTTGTGTTTGATATAAATTCTATTGAAGGTGCTATTTTAAAACCTATTTCTACCTTTTCTGCTAGGTCGTAAAAAAGAACTATTGGTGTTCTGACTCCAAATCCCAATTGTAGGTTTATTAGATCTGATTTGCGAGATGCTATATGCATGCTTCCTCCAATGCCTAGTCCAATAGATAGTTCTTCTATCAATGGTATTGTGAAGATCAAATCTAGAGCTGCGAGTGCAAATAGGTTGAAGTCGTATTTTTTTGAGTCAATTCCGCGGCCGGATATAATCATTCCGTTTGTACCTCCATATCCTATTTCAACATCAATGAACGGGAAGGACATAACATAATTGAAAACGGGGTTCCCAATACTGCCTCCAAACCCCACTCCTCTGTTTAGATATGAATTTCTTCCAAACATATCAGACCACGTAATTAATAGTAAAAATATTATTAGTGCCAGTTTCCTCATTATGCCTCCAGTAATTAAACATCTGACATTATACCACATATTAGTTTTAAAGATTAAATAAAGACCTGTAAGCTAAACTGAGGGTAGCTTGCTAGATGTTGTTTAAAGATTTTATACAATCCAAAACCTAAGCCCCAGAGTTGCAAATATTTCCCATTTTTGAGCTGGATTGAAACTTCCACCCCAAATGTTGACACCGGGTCCTACTTTTAAAAAAATATCAAATAATTTTTCACTAACTGAGAAATTTAGTATGAAAGACAGGCGCCCCCCAACATTCATCGAGCTATAAACTGTTTGAGTTTGCTTCCAATTTGGTAACCACCACATACCATATAGACCAATACCAAGTGCAACATCTACTAGACTGGATTCCTCTAGCAAATTGTATGTAGGGGTAATAAACTCCAAAGAGTAAAATATTGTGCTGATATTTCGAAACAAATTCTTCAACCCATTGTAAAGTCCAATCTCTATTTCAACGTTGGGGCCCAAGACCAACTGAAATGTAAATGGGAAAGGTCCCATTACTCCAAAAGCAAAGGACCCCCGACTTGTATACAAGCCGTCTGCTTTTGCTGAGGCGTTAAGTACAACCAACAACAGGGCTAAAATCAACACTATCTTTTTCACACTTCACCTTATATCCACAACTTTGCCTATTAAGTAACATACCCAAACTCTTTAAAATTGAAAATCCGTAATTTTGTTTGGAGTTCCGAATATGTTTTAAAGAACAAGAACATCTTTTCTTAGTATATAATCTTCATTTACACAAACCAGAACCTAAATCCAAGCCCTGCAAATACTTCCCATCTAAAACCTACTCCTTTGCTCCAAATATTCATTCCAAGACCGGGCGCTACTTTTAAAAATAAATCAAATCTGTGCCTAGATATTGCAAGATTTAAAAGTAAGGGCAGTCTCGCACCTACGTTCATTGGGCCACTGTTTGCTTGGCTATTGCTCCACCTCGATAACCACATAGTGCCGTAAGCACCGCCCCCCACAGCAAGCTCCAAAACGTTAGCTGCGCCTGGGAAGGTATATGCGTAGAAAATGTAATCTAATGCAAGAAACAGGGTTTTCCAATCTTTAAATAAGTTGTTTGCACCGCTGTAGAGGCCAAAATCTATATCCACGTTCCCAATGTTTAATTCTAATGCAATGGGAAACGGCAATAAAATCCCTGCACCGAATTTACTTCTTGATGTTGAATTTGCAAAAACAGGACTTAAGCAAAACACTAACGTTATTATAATGATTGTAATCTTTTTTTTCACGACAATTCCCCCTCTATAGGAATATGTAATCCTAGATTATAGAAATTCAACAGATTTTTGTTAATATAGCAGTTCGGGTAATTTAATTTTTAATCCAACCCTTTATTCCTACAGATAAATCTCCTCTTATTGGGAATACGAATTGCTTGCTAGGAGTCTGCCCGATAAAAAGGGACGGGGAGGTCCTTATGTTGATCTCAAAATTATCGCCTAACATTTTGTATTTTATTCCAGAAGGGATAGATAAACCAATTTTGTAGTTAATGCCTGAATAAGATATTTGTTCATATATTTCTGTAGTATTGCCAATTTCTAAAAACAAGCCAACGCCCATAAAGAAAAAGACAGTATTTACAATGTGTAGATCTGAGAATACATAATGAGCATGTATATAAAACATGAATTCTTTTGAGAAAAGATTTGTAATACTTGTGTGTATCATCCCTATGCCGATGTCAAAATTTTTTGTACTAAATTCCATTCCTGTCGGAAAGGGGAAGAAAATCCCGAATCCAAACTTTCCTCTTGAACAAAAATTAAAGGGATTTTCGATTGTAGTATTGGTAGAATTATTTTCTAATATTTCTCTTGAAAATATGTACTCAGGGGCGAGTTCTGCTAATAAGAACAGTATGAATAATAATTTTTTGTTTATCATTTACATTTTCTTTATTTTAAGAAGCTAATGAGTAGAGCTTACATGTTCATTATAAATAATGTTAAAACATTATTTCACATTTATTTAGTATTTAAATTTTTGATTTATAATTGGTGTTTAGCGGTGCGTGAAATAGTGCAGGGTTAAGGCGGCTGACATTATGACATGTTACTTGTTTTATTAGTTCTATCATTAAGAGGCACTTATGGAATTAGAAACGGATTTGCAGAGTATGCTGAGCCAGTATCTTCTGTTTAGCTTGGATGAACTTTATGCCATCGAGATTAAATATGTGGTTGAAGTACTAGAATACACTAAAATATCGAAAATACCAAGAACACCTGATTATATGGCGGGGATAATTAACAATCGGGGGAAAATAGTTCCGATAATCGATATTAGAAAGCAGTTTGGTATGGAAGAACGCAAGATTAGCGAGGAGGAAATTAAAAAAAATAAGGAAGTTGATGTTTCAAATATCATTATATTGACTCTAACATATGAAGGCGACGAGTTTAATCTTGGAATTTTGGTAGATTATGTTAACGAGGTTCTTGAATTAGATCCGGCTAGTATTGATGATACCCCAAAGATTGGTACGGGGTTTAACGCTAGGTTTATCTCAGGGATTGGCAAGAGTAAAAATAGGTTTATCATTATTCTTGACATAGAGAATTTGTTTGATGTTAAGGAACTTTCCAAATTT
The sequence above is drawn from the Borrelia sp. RT5S genome and encodes:
- a CDS encoding DUF3996 domain-containing protein; translation: MKKKITIIIITLVFCLSPVFANSTSRSKFGAGILLPFPIALELNIGNVDIDFGLYSGANNLFKDWKTLFLALDYIFYAYTFPGAANVLELAVGGGAYGTMWLSRWSNSQANSGPMNVGARLPLLLNLAISRHRFDLFLKVAPGLGMNIWSKGVGFRWEVFAGLGFRFWFV
- a CDS encoding chemotaxis protein CheW; the protein is MELETDLQSMLSQYLLFSLDELYAIEIKYVVEVLEYTKISKIPRTPDYMAGIINNRGKIVPIIDIRKQFGMEERKISEEEIKKNKEVDVSNIIILTLTYEGDEFNLGILVDYVNEVLELDPASIDDTPKIGTGFNARFISGIGKSKNRFIIILDIENLFDVKELSKFRNTTIYDPDNEQ
- a CDS encoding BAPKO_0422 family outer member beta-barrel protein, giving the protein MKKIVLILALLLVVLNASAKADGLYTSRGSFAFGVMGPFPFTFQLVLGPNVEIEIGLYNGLKNLFRNISTIFYSLEFITPTYNLLEESSLVDVALGIGLYGMWWLPNWKQTQTVYSSMNVGGRLSFILNFSVSEKLFDIFLKVGPGVNIWGGSFNPAQKWEIFATLGLRFWIV
- a CDS encoding BAPKO_0422 family outer member beta-barrel protein, which gives rise to MRKLALIIFLLLITWSDMFGRNSYLNRGVGFGGSIGNPVFNYVMSFPFIDVEIGYGGTNGMIISGRGIDSKKYDFNLFALAALDLIFTIPLIEELSIGLGIGGSMHIASRKSDLINLQLGFGVRTPIVLFYDLAEKVEIGFKIAPSIEFISNTRSLAYHHLYAGLKTNITGGIFAKYYL
- a CDS encoding BAPKO_0422 family outer member beta-barrel protein; translated protein: MINKKLLFILFLLAELAPEYIFSREILENNSTNTTIENPFNFCSRGKFGFGIFFPFPTGMEFSTKNFDIGIGMIHTSITNLFSKEFMFYIHAHYVFSDLHIVNTVFFFMGVGLFLEIGNTTEIYEQISYSGINYKIGLSIPSGIKYKMLGDNFEINIRTSPSLFIGQTPSKQFVFPIRGDLSVGIKGWIKN